From the genome of Streptomyces sp. NBC_01116, one region includes:
- a CDS encoding MFS transporter, with product MEKPTERASLPDAARDTRTTPNPLPDPNPLPTLPPLDPGGPGGPTGTGLGAGSSFGSGSGPARLWNRNFRYFFVARTVALFGDGMIPVALTAGLLGAGRPASSVGFALAAWMGPLAVFVLFGGVLADRFTPRRMMIIADVLRLIGASVLAVTFATGNPPLWAVYVLSSVAGVGAALFQPGVASTVPRVSTDVQRANAVLRVAEALMTMAGPAFAGALVGLASAGAVYAANAATFAVSGACLFLMRLAPAPHDDAARGTFAAELVDGWREFRARSWLWGVIAVWTVYGFAVLGPMLPLTAVLVTEAHGSGAYGMLMAVNGAGSVVGGLLALRLRPSHPLAAGAVALPLVAVSLLVLALGMPLPVLAAGQLLAGGSAAFWLVMWSTTVQTHVPPEALNRLHAYDVAGSLLMVAAGRALAGPVAEAVGAPELLVAAAVINMGVVAVLLVARPIRQLRRIGLG from the coding sequence ATGGAGAAGCCGACAGAGCGCGCGTCCCTTCCCGACGCCGCGCGCGACACCCGAACGACCCCGAACCCGCTCCCGGACCCGAACCCGCTCCCGACGCTGCCCCCGCTCGATCCCGGCGGACCGGGCGGCCCCACCGGGACGGGCCTGGGCGCAGGGTCCTCCTTCGGTTCCGGCTCCGGCCCCGCGCGGCTCTGGAACCGCAACTTCCGCTACTTCTTCGTGGCCCGTACGGTCGCGCTCTTCGGCGACGGCATGATCCCGGTGGCCCTGACCGCCGGGTTGCTGGGCGCGGGGCGGCCCGCCTCCTCGGTCGGCTTCGCGCTCGCCGCCTGGATGGGGCCGCTGGCGGTGTTCGTGCTGTTCGGCGGGGTGCTCGCCGACCGGTTCACCCCGCGCCGCATGATGATCATCGCCGACGTCCTGCGGCTGATCGGCGCCTCCGTGCTGGCCGTGACCTTCGCGACGGGCAACCCGCCGCTGTGGGCGGTGTACGTCCTCAGCTCGGTGGCCGGCGTCGGCGCGGCGCTCTTCCAGCCCGGCGTCGCCTCGACCGTGCCGCGCGTCTCCACCGACGTCCAGCGGGCCAACGCCGTCCTGCGGGTGGCCGAGGCGCTGATGACCATGGCCGGGCCCGCCTTCGCCGGGGCGCTCGTCGGACTCGCCAGCGCCGGGGCCGTCTACGCGGCGAACGCGGCGACCTTCGCGGTCTCCGGGGCCTGCCTCTTCCTGATGCGACTGGCCCCGGCCCCGCACGACGACGCGGCGCGCGGCACGTTCGCCGCGGAACTGGTCGACGGGTGGCGGGAGTTCCGGGCCCGGTCCTGGCTGTGGGGAGTGATCGCGGTCTGGACGGTGTACGGCTTCGCGGTCCTCGGCCCGATGCTCCCGCTGACCGCCGTCCTGGTCACCGAGGCGCACGGCTCGGGGGCGTACGGGATGCTGATGGCGGTCAACGGGGCGGGCAGCGTCGTCGGCGGCCTCCTCGCCCTGCGGCTGCGCCCCTCGCATCCGCTGGCGGCCGGGGCGGTGGCGCTGCCGCTGGTGGCGGTGAGCCTGCTGGTGCTGGCGCTCGGAATGCCGCTGCCGGTGCTGGCGGCGGGGCAGTTGCTGGCGGGCGGGTCGGCCGCGTTCTGGCTGGTGATGTGGTCCACGACGGTCCAGACGCACGTCCCGCCGGAGGCCCTGAACCGGCTGCACGCCTACGACGTGGCGGGCTCGCTCCTGATGGTCGCGGCGGGCCGCGCGCTGGCGGGCCCGGTGGCCGAGGCGGTCGGGGCGCCCGAACTGCTGGTGGCGGCGGCCGTGATCAACATGGGGGTGGTGGCGGTGCTGCTGGTGGCCCGGCCGATCCGGCAGCTCAGGAGGATCGGGCTCGGATGA
- a CDS encoding MFS transporter codes for MTETLDSAALDDRRPPRKARRGPRVPRVHRAWLVAAVTFVTIIGGAAFNSLPGLLINPLHAEFGWTRGEIGLAVSIDMALYGLTAPFAAALMDRFGIRRVVAIALTMVAAGAVASVWMTASWQLMIYWGLLVGLGTGSMAMAFAATVTHRWFVTRRGLVTGVLTAAGASGQLVFLPLCAWIVDKHGWRPASVTVALAALVVVPFVWLLMRDHPADVGLAPYGGDFVPKPAPARGAARRTVRVLFDVARTGPFWLLAGAFAICGASTNGLIRTHFVPFAHDNHMPVPVAASLLAVIGVFDIVGTIFSGWLTDRFDARRLLAVYYALRGISLLFLPMLIGAEVEPPMIFFIVFYGLDWVATVPPTLALCREQYGEDSAIVFGWVLASHQVGAAVVAFLGGVARDVFGRYDVVWYAAGALCAMAALMSLVIRRRTGEDRLGPG; via the coding sequence GTGACCGAGACCCTCGACAGCGCAGCCCTGGACGACCGGCGGCCGCCCCGTAAGGCGCGTCGGGGACCCCGCGTCCCCCGCGTCCACCGGGCGTGGCTCGTCGCCGCCGTCACCTTCGTGACGATCATCGGCGGTGCGGCGTTCAACTCCCTGCCCGGACTGCTCATCAACCCGCTCCACGCCGAGTTCGGCTGGACCCGGGGCGAGATCGGGCTCGCGGTCTCCATCGACATGGCGCTGTACGGGCTGACCGCGCCGTTCGCCGCCGCGCTCATGGACCGCTTCGGCATCCGGCGGGTCGTGGCGATCGCGCTCACCATGGTGGCGGCCGGGGCGGTCGCCAGTGTCTGGATGACCGCCTCCTGGCAGCTGATGATCTACTGGGGACTCCTCGTCGGCCTCGGCACCGGGTCCATGGCGATGGCGTTCGCCGCGACCGTCACCCACCGCTGGTTCGTGACCCGCCGGGGCCTGGTCACCGGCGTCCTCACCGCGGCGGGGGCCTCCGGGCAGCTCGTCTTCCTCCCGCTCTGCGCCTGGATCGTCGACAAACACGGCTGGCGGCCCGCCTCGGTCACCGTCGCCCTGGCCGCCCTCGTCGTCGTCCCGTTCGTCTGGCTCCTGATGCGCGACCACCCGGCCGATGTGGGGCTCGCCCCGTACGGCGGGGACTTCGTGCCCAAGCCCGCGCCGGCCCGGGGCGCCGCACGCCGGACGGTGCGGGTGCTGTTCGACGTGGCCCGCACCGGCCCGTTCTGGCTGCTGGCGGGCGCCTTCGCGATCTGCGGTGCGTCCACCAACGGCCTGATCCGCACCCACTTCGTGCCGTTCGCCCACGACAACCACATGCCCGTACCCGTGGCTGCCTCGCTGCTCGCGGTGATCGGGGTCTTCGACATCGTCGGCACGATCTTCTCCGGCTGGCTCACCGACCGCTTCGACGCCCGCAGGCTCCTCGCCGTCTACTACGCGCTGCGCGGGATCTCCCTGCTGTTCCTGCCGATGCTGATCGGCGCCGAGGTCGAGCCCCCGATGATCTTCTTCATCGTGTTCTACGGGCTGGACTGGGTCGCCACGGTCCCGCCGACGCTGGCGCTCTGCCGCGAGCAGTACGGCGAGGACAGCGCGATCGTCTTCGGCTGGGTGCTGGCCTCGCACCAGGTGGGTGCGGCGGTGGTGGCGTTCCTCGGCGGGGTCGCGCGGGATGTCTTCGGCCGCTACGACGTGGTCTGGTACGCGGCGGGGGCGCTGTGCGCGATGGCGGCGCTGATGTCGCTGGTGATCCGCAGGCGGACGGGCGAGGACCGGCTCGGACCCGGGTGA
- a CDS encoding TetR/AcrR family transcriptional regulator, translating into MATTSARLSKQARREQLLNTAVAIVRRQGTDGLTLVTLAEAAGVSRPIVYDHFGTRPGLLLALYRGLDERHRAAIAQALREAGPSADEVARLISTAYFACATDMPELAAVSAALKGDPEMEAVQRELLDRYTDLVAAALLEHSELPPAALRLRCVGVLGAAEAMAAELNQGRASAEDAVATLTDLIVGSLATRTGR; encoded by the coding sequence ATGGCCACCACCTCGGCCCGCCTGTCCAAGCAGGCCAGGCGGGAGCAGCTGCTGAACACCGCCGTGGCGATCGTGCGCCGGCAGGGCACGGACGGTCTGACTCTGGTCACCCTCGCGGAGGCGGCCGGGGTGAGCAGGCCGATCGTGTACGACCACTTCGGCACGCGCCCCGGCCTGTTGCTCGCGCTCTACCGAGGCCTCGACGAACGCCACCGAGCAGCGATCGCACAGGCGTTGCGGGAGGCCGGACCCAGCGCCGACGAGGTCGCCCGCCTGATCAGCACCGCGTATTTCGCCTGCGCCACGGACATGCCGGAACTCGCCGCCGTATCCGCGGCGCTGAAGGGCGATCCGGAGATGGAGGCGGTCCAGCGCGAGCTGCTCGACAGGTACACGGACCTGGTAGCCGCCGCGCTGCTGGAGCACTCCGAGCTGCCTCCCGCGGCCCTGCGGCTGCGGTGCGTCGGCGTGCTGGGCGCGGCCGAGGCGATGGCCGCCGAGCTGAACCAGGGGCGGGCATCCGCCGAGGACGCGGTCGCCACCCTGACCGACCTGATCGTGGGCAGCCTCGCCACCCGGACGGGCCGTTGA
- a CDS encoding saccharopine dehydrogenase, which yields MGKLKPVLILGGSGQAGSGAAVLLRQWHPGLPLTIAGRDIGRARRVADGLGAATAVTIDLRRSDLGLPAEHGHHFSAVVAALWDDRLNGLHYAQDHGLPYLSISSGLVEIAPEVVAGARRANASSILVASHFCAGVVVLAALELAGEFRRVDTVRIGAVLDELDTGGPAGAADLERWSTATTAGTVRRDGVFTWVNDPEVQAEVRAVDGVVLPGRSVAILDVPSLALATGAPNVRFDMAVGESAARRRGDRASIEIRIDLEGTGPTGAPLRTSRYLVHPAGQRPLTALGIALGVERQLGLRGERVPPGIRTPETLLDPAYAAERLAEIGATFVDAPGV from the coding sequence ATGGGAAAGTTGAAGCCGGTACTGATCTTGGGTGGTTCGGGGCAGGCGGGCTCGGGGGCCGCCGTGCTCCTGCGGCAGTGGCACCCGGGGCTGCCGCTGACGATCGCGGGGCGGGATATCGGCCGCGCGCGGCGGGTGGCCGACGGACTCGGTGCCGCCACGGCCGTCACCATCGACCTGCGGCGCAGCGATCTCGGCCTTCCGGCCGAGCATGGCCACCACTTCTCCGCGGTGGTCGCCGCGCTGTGGGACGACCGCCTGAACGGACTGCATTACGCGCAGGACCACGGGCTGCCCTACCTCAGCATCTCCAGCGGCCTGGTGGAGATCGCGCCGGAGGTCGTCGCGGGCGCGCGGCGGGCGAACGCCTCGTCGATCCTGGTGGCCAGCCACTTCTGCGCCGGCGTCGTCGTCCTCGCGGCGCTGGAGCTGGCCGGGGAGTTCCGCCGGGTCGACACCGTCCGGATCGGCGCCGTGCTGGACGAGCTGGACACCGGCGGACCCGCGGGAGCCGCGGACCTGGAGCGGTGGTCCACCGCCACCACGGCGGGGACGGTGCGCCGTGACGGTGTCTTCACCTGGGTCAACGACCCCGAGGTCCAGGCGGAGGTGCGCGCTGTCGACGGCGTCGTCCTGCCCGGCCGGAGCGTCGCCATCCTCGACGTGCCGAGCCTCGCCCTCGCGACGGGCGCGCCGAACGTCCGTTTCGACATGGCGGTCGGTGAATCCGCGGCCCGGCGCCGCGGCGACCGCGCTTCCATCGAGATCCGGATCGACCTGGAAGGGACAGGTCCGACGGGTGCGCCGCTCAGGACGAGCCGCTACCTCGTCCACCCGGCGGGGCAGCGTCCCCTGACCGCGCTCGGCATCGCCCTCGGCGTCGAGCGGCAGCTCGGTCTGCGTGGCGAACGCGTCCCGCCGGGCATCCGCACACCTGAGACCCTGCTCGACCCGGCCTACGCGGCCGAGCGGTTGGCGGAGATCGGCGCCACCTTCGTCGACGCGCCCGGCGTCTGA
- a CDS encoding flavin reductase family protein: MAATAVRYLRSVGAATTAAPGGPAGTLPEALPRPDLRAVRDDERLPVAPEEFRRVLGHFASGVTVITAHDADGPAGFACQSFASLSLDPPLVSFMVARTSTTWPRIARAGAFCVNILGAEQGALCRGFAVSGADKFAGVTHAPAPATGSPLLDSVPAWIDCRVHAVHTGGDHLIVVGRVEALGATDEGEPLLFHRGAFGRFSR, from the coding sequence ATGGCCGCCACCGCCGTCCGGTACCTCAGGTCCGTCGGCGCCGCCACGACAGCCGCACCGGGGGGACCTGCCGGGACGCTGCCCGAGGCACTGCCCCGGCCGGACCTGAGAGCCGTCCGGGACGACGAGCGGCTGCCCGTGGCCCCGGAGGAGTTCCGGCGCGTGCTGGGCCACTTCGCCAGCGGCGTCACCGTGATCACCGCGCACGACGCGGACGGCCCCGCGGGCTTCGCCTGCCAGTCCTTCGCCTCGCTGTCGCTGGACCCGCCGCTGGTGTCCTTCATGGTCGCCCGTACGTCGACGACCTGGCCCCGCATCGCCCGCGCCGGGGCGTTCTGCGTGAACATCCTCGGGGCGGAACAGGGCGCGCTGTGCCGGGGGTTCGCGGTGAGCGGCGCCGACAAGTTCGCGGGCGTGACCCACGCGCCCGCCCCGGCCACCGGCTCCCCGCTGCTGGACTCCGTGCCCGCCTGGATCGACTGCCGTGTCCACGCCGTCCACACCGGCGGCGACCACCTCATCGTGGTCGGCCGGGTGGAGGCGCTGGGGGCGACGGACGAGGGCGAACCCCTCCTGTTCCACCGGGGGGCGTTCGGCCGGTTCAGCCGCTGA
- a CDS encoding HPP family protein — protein sequence MPETPAPELTAPHLAAPRPVAARRLASAVRRAAPLPTSRAPTRPPLAAIARATLGGSVALLLLVAIGGPLGHPLLIPPLAASTALVFAAPTLPLAQPRSVIGGQLVSAAVGFLTLAVAGGSAWAAAVAGGLAIGAMALTRTAHSPAAATAVIVVMTQPAATTFLLLLLLATVLITGTGFLAARAGRRSGTDGSGAAPYPAYWW from the coding sequence GTGCCCGAGACCCCCGCCCCCGAGCTCACCGCCCCCCACCTCGCCGCACCTCGTCCGGTCGCGGCGCGCCGCCTCGCCTCCGCCGTACGCCGGGCGGCTCCCCTGCCGACGAGCAGGGCGCCCACACGACCACCGCTCGCGGCCATCGCCAGGGCGACGCTCGGCGGCTCGGTCGCTCTGCTCCTGCTCGTGGCCATCGGCGGCCCGCTCGGCCACCCCCTGCTCATACCGCCGCTCGCGGCCAGCACCGCCCTGGTCTTCGCCGCCCCCACGCTGCCGCTGGCCCAGCCCCGCAGCGTGATCGGCGGGCAGCTCGTCTCGGCCGCCGTGGGTTTCCTGACGCTCGCCGTCGCCGGCGGATCGGCCTGGGCCGCCGCGGTCGCGGGCGGCCTCGCGATCGGCGCGATGGCGCTCACCCGCACCGCGCACTCCCCCGCCGCGGCCACCGCGGTCATCGTCGTGATGACCCAGCCCGCGGCCACGACGTTCCTCCTCCTGCTGCTCCTGGCCACCGTGCTGATCACGGGCACCGGCTTCCTGGCCGCACGCGCGGGCCGCCGCTCCGGCACGGACGGCTCCGGGGCCGCCCCCTACCCGGCCTACTGGTGGTAG
- a CDS encoding ABATE domain-containing protein, with amino-acid sequence MAGELPLSGEPLPLELVNTTYVRGGVRGRRMDALAAGPRAVGGWLAARRDRFPDALAKRLHGVESVPPVRYQEFLELRGALRSLAAARTSGAAPGADPLAVVNTLARSAARWPELAPGPDFRSVVRTAADDVGREALGEIAAAAVDLFSGPAAERLRACPAPGCILYFVRTHARREWCTVGCGNRVRVARHSRRARDGGAAREA; translated from the coding sequence GTGGCCGGTGAACTGCCGCTCTCGGGCGAGCCGTTGCCTCTGGAGCTGGTCAACACCACGTATGTGAGGGGCGGGGTGCGGGGGCGTCGGATGGACGCGCTCGCCGCCGGACCGCGGGCCGTGGGCGGCTGGCTGGCCGCGCGGCGTGACCGCTTCCCGGACGCCCTGGCAAAGAGGCTGCACGGGGTGGAGTCCGTCCCGCCCGTGCGGTATCAGGAGTTCCTGGAGCTGCGCGGGGCGCTGCGGTCGCTGGCCGCGGCGCGTACGTCCGGGGCGGCCCCCGGGGCGGATCCGCTCGCCGTGGTGAACACCCTCGCGCGATCGGCCGCGCGCTGGCCGGAGTTGGCGCCGGGGCCGGACTTCCGCTCCGTCGTCCGCACCGCTGCGGACGACGTCGGCAGGGAGGCCCTCGGGGAGATCGCCGCGGCTGCCGTGGACCTGTTCTCGGGCCCGGCCGCGGAGCGTCTGCGGGCCTGCCCCGCACCGGGCTGCATCCTCTACTTCGTCCGGACCCACGCCCGCCGGGAGTGGTGCACGGTGGGCTGCGGCAACCGGGTGAGGGTCGCCCGCCACAGCAGGCGCGCCCGGGACGGCGGGGCCGCGCGGGAGGCCTAA
- a CDS encoding CGNR zinc finger domain-containing protein, whose translation MSHSPGADPRPLTGEPLALDLLNTRWIDGDGPHDLLDSAAGLAVWLNSPPVREHLGPAPAPAADRVTLERLLLARTALDSLAASTGHQDPATPESADRLNEVLAHGRIRHALGSDGLPESVVEVDDPSWAPAWYAAENWLHLVADRPDRIRPCANHACVLHFYDVSKNGTRRWCSMAGCGNRAKAQRHYARRSGA comes from the coding sequence GTGTCGCACTCCCCCGGTGCGGACCCCCGGCCGCTGACCGGCGAGCCGCTCGCCCTCGACCTGCTCAACACCCGCTGGATCGACGGGGACGGCCCGCACGACCTGCTGGACTCCGCGGCCGGCCTCGCCGTCTGGCTGAACAGCCCTCCGGTACGCGAACACCTCGGGCCCGCACCGGCCCCGGCCGCCGACCGCGTCACGCTGGAGAGGCTGCTCCTCGCCCGGACGGCGCTCGACAGCCTGGCCGCCTCGACCGGCCATCAGGATCCGGCCACCCCCGAGAGCGCCGACCGACTGAACGAGGTCCTCGCCCACGGCCGCATCCGCCACGCCCTGGGGTCCGACGGGCTCCCGGAGTCGGTGGTGGAGGTGGACGACCCGTCCTGGGCTCCGGCCTGGTACGCGGCGGAGAACTGGCTGCACCTGGTCGCGGACCGGCCCGACCGCATCCGCCCCTGCGCGAACCACGCCTGCGTCCTGCACTTCTACGACGTCTCCAAGAACGGGACGCGCCGCTGGTGCTCCATGGCGGGCTGCGGCAACCGGGCGAAGGCGCAGCGCCACTACGCCCGGCGCTCCGGGGCCTGA
- a CDS encoding VOC family protein: protein MGKAKNLQTGHVGLNVTDLERSAAFYREVFDFEVLAEGKDADRRWIFLGRGPRLMVTLWQQSEGTFATALPGLHHLSFQVDSVEEVRATEEVLRGLGTEFAHEGVVPHGESGTSGGIFFTDPDGIRLEVYAPTGADPADAPTAGAPTCGFF, encoded by the coding sequence ATGGGCAAGGCGAAGAATCTCCAGACCGGCCACGTCGGGCTCAACGTCACCGACCTGGAACGCTCGGCCGCCTTCTACCGCGAGGTCTTCGACTTCGAGGTGCTGGCCGAGGGCAAGGACGCCGATCGCCGCTGGATCTTCCTGGGGCGCGGCCCCCGGCTCATGGTCACCCTGTGGCAGCAGAGCGAAGGCACGTTCGCGACGGCCCTTCCCGGTCTCCATCACCTCTCGTTCCAGGTGGACTCCGTCGAGGAGGTCCGAGCCACGGAGGAGGTCCTGCGCGGGCTGGGCACGGAGTTCGCCCACGAGGGCGTCGTGCCGCACGGCGAGAGCGGCACCTCGGGCGGGATCTTCTTCACCGACCCCGACGGCATCCGCCTGGAGGTCTACGCGCCGACCGGGGCGGACCCGGCGGATGCCCCTACCGCCGGTGCTCCCACCTGCGGATTCTTCTAG
- a CDS encoding pyridoxamine 5'-phosphate oxidase family protein: MSGYHRGEVAVQERAGLARRAAGAGRAIRSDIPEVAADFLVRQPFLVVGGADERGRIWATQLSGEPGFLSVPAPDTLIIGALPPPGDPLAGLLSGAGTGGAAPARIGMIGIEPETRRRMRMNGRAVRAGDGLRVDLDQAVANCPKYIQVRRHRRIAPREEAGQRIAVPDGDALSPAQQEALRTADTFFVATASDRGDADASHRGGNPGFVQVLTPRLLRWPDYAGNGMFLTLGNLELNPAAGLLVPDWDTGASLHLTGSARTVWDGDAVARIPGAERLVEFEVTAVREIAAASPLRWSDPEFHRRNPPVAG; encoded by the coding sequence ATGAGCGGATATCACCGGGGTGAGGTCGCCGTGCAGGAGCGGGCGGGTCTCGCCCGGCGGGCGGCGGGCGCGGGGCGGGCCATCCGCTCCGACATCCCCGAGGTGGCGGCGGACTTCCTCGTCCGGCAGCCCTTCCTGGTGGTGGGCGGCGCGGACGAACGGGGGCGGATCTGGGCGACCCAGCTCTCCGGCGAACCGGGATTCCTGAGCGTTCCCGCGCCCGACACCCTGATCATCGGGGCGCTGCCGCCGCCCGGCGACCCGTTGGCCGGCCTGCTGTCCGGCGCCGGCACGGGCGGGGCGGCTCCCGCCCGGATCGGCATGATCGGCATCGAACCGGAGACCCGGCGCCGGATGCGGATGAACGGCCGGGCGGTCCGTGCCGGGGACGGGCTCCGCGTCGACCTCGACCAGGCCGTCGCCAACTGCCCCAAGTACATCCAGGTGCGCCGGCACCGCCGGATCGCCCCGCGCGAGGAGGCCGGTCAGCGGATCGCGGTCCCGGACGGCGACGCCCTGAGCCCCGCGCAGCAGGAGGCGCTGCGGACCGCCGACACCTTCTTCGTCGCCACCGCGTCCGACCGGGGCGACGCCGACGCCTCGCACCGGGGCGGCAATCCGGGCTTCGTCCAGGTGCTCACACCCCGGCTGCTGCGCTGGCCCGACTACGCGGGCAACGGCATGTTCCTGACCCTGGGCAACCTCGAACTCAACCCGGCCGCCGGTCTCCTCGTGCCCGACTGGGACACCGGGGCCTCCCTCCACCTGACCGGCTCCGCCCGCACCGTCTGGGACGGGGACGCGGTGGCGCGGATCCCGGGGGCGGAGCGCCTCGTGGAATTCGAGGTCACCGCCGTACGGGAGATCGCCGCCGCCTCCCCGCTGCGCTGGTCGGACCCTGAATTCCACCGGCGCAACCCGCCGGTGGCCGGCTGA
- a CDS encoding enoyl-CoA hydratase/isomerase family protein, protein MPVSGEAAGAAPEAGGAPRAGAETTPQAGAAPRDATEAATEAGPWTASRDATVLHSLDGGVSWITLNRPEAMNAVTWDQRERIIGLLAEASADPAVRAVVLTATGRGFCAGADLRGAPATAGERVPGDVARTIRLGAQRLIAAVLDCEKPVIAAVNGTAAGIGAHLAFACDLVLAADTAKFIEVFVRRGLVPDGGGAYLLPRLVGPQRAKELMFFGDALPAADAERLGLVNRTVPGGELEALAKEWAGRLAVGPTRALALTKQLVNASLDGDRATAFAAEAAAQEINMTTRDATEGVASFVERRSPEYRGR, encoded by the coding sequence GTGCCGGTGAGCGGGGAGGCGGCGGGGGCCGCTCCCGAAGCCGGGGGCGCCCCCCGGGCCGGGGCAGAGACCACTCCCCAGGCCGGGGCCGCCCCCCGGGACGCGACGGAGGCCGCCACCGAAGCCGGGCCCTGGACCGCCTCCCGGGACGCGACGGTCCTGCACTCCCTCGACGGCGGCGTCTCGTGGATCACCCTCAACCGGCCCGAGGCCATGAACGCCGTCACCTGGGACCAGCGGGAGCGGATCATCGGCCTGCTGGCCGAGGCCTCCGCCGACCCCGCCGTGCGGGCCGTCGTGCTCACCGCCACCGGCCGGGGCTTCTGCGCGGGCGCCGACCTGCGCGGCGCCCCGGCCACGGCGGGCGAGCGGGTCCCCGGGGACGTCGCCCGGACGATCCGGCTCGGCGCGCAGCGGCTGATCGCCGCCGTGCTGGACTGCGAGAAGCCGGTGATCGCCGCCGTCAACGGGACGGCGGCCGGGATCGGGGCGCATCTGGCGTTCGCGTGCGACCTGGTGCTGGCGGCCGACACGGCGAAGTTCATCGAGGTCTTCGTACGCCGGGGGCTCGTACCGGACGGCGGCGGCGCGTATCTCCTGCCCCGGCTGGTGGGCCCGCAGCGCGCCAAGGAGCTGATGTTCTTCGGGGACGCGCTGCCTGCGGCGGACGCGGAGCGGCTGGGCCTGGTCAACCGCACCGTCCCGGGCGGGGAGTTGGAGGCCCTGGCCAAGGAGTGGGCGGGCCGGCTGGCGGTGGGCCCCACCCGGGCCCTCGCCCTGACCAAGCAGCTGGTGAACGCCTCGCTCGACGGCGACCGGGCCACGGCGTTCGCGGCGGAGGCCGCCGCCCAGGAGATCAACATGACCACGCGCGACGCCACCGAGGGCGTGGCGTCCTTCGTCGAGCGCCGGTCGCCCGAGTACCGGGGCCGCTGA